The Streptococcus parasanguinis genomic sequence TCATCTGCGTAACGACGAGTCAAGTTGACGATACCTGTTGCAGATGCAACCGTTTCAAGACAGCCTTTTTTACCACAAGTACATTGGATTGGATCATCAAAGTCAACAGTGATGTGACCAAGCTCACCAGCAGCTCCACGTACACCATGCAAGAGACGACCTTCAGCGACGATACCACCGCCGACACCAGTACCAAGTGTCATGAAGACAACATCTGGTTGGTTTTCACCAGCCCCTTTCCAACGTTCACCCAAAGCAGCAACGTTGGCATCATTATCGATAAAGAATGGAATATGAAGGGCACTTTCGATCTTTTCTTTGACTGGTTGAAGGGTCTTCCAGTTCAAGTTGTAGGCACCGATAACTGTCCCTTTTTCACGGTCAACGACACCAGGTGATCCCATTCCAATTCCTTGGAATTCAGAAGCATCAAGCTCAAGCATCTTCAAGCGATGCGCGATGGATTCGATCATATCATCTACGATATGGCTACCTTCATCCAAGATATTTGTTTTAATAGACCATTTTTCTTGAACTTCCCCATCCAAAGTAAGGATGGCAAACTTAATTGAAGTTCCCCCAAGGTCAATCCCAATAATTTTTTTAGACATCTGTAACTCCTTTCAAACTTGTAAACACTTACAGATCTATTATATCAGACTTTTTATCAAACGCAAAGGTTTGCACGTAACTTTTCTTAACTTTTTAACAAGAGACTAAAAGATTGAAATCCTAGAATGAGGAAAATCAAGCCAATAATATTTAATAGAAAGACGCTAATCGAAAGCGGACTAACAATTAAGAATAAACCGATGAAGAGCTGTAGCAAGGCAAAGAAGATATAACGCTTGGACAGTTCCTCAACCTTCCTCGAGTAGAAATTAGCTTTTCGGAAGTTTAGAATCGAACGGTAGATGAGCCAAATTCCTAAGGTAACTGGAAAGACAATCGGCAAGGTCTTGTAGCCATAAAGCAGTAAGTAGACCGCAAAAACCAAGGCGACCATACTGTGAAAGAGCTGTTGCTGCTGAATTATACCAGCCTGACGCAATCGGTAATAGCGTGAAAAACGCGAAAGGGAGATTAAAAAGAAGCCACAAGATATCAACCAGCTAAACGAGCCAATGTGCTCAATTGGATTGATAAACAAGACGATACCGATAATGGTAAAAATAGTGGCTGAAATCCCAAGGGATATCCGGTTCAATTGATTCATAGGGCCTCCTTATTCATCTAATTCGCTCAGATATTCATAGCGATCGTACTT encodes the following:
- a CDS encoding ROK family glucokinase, whose product is MSKKIIGIDLGGTSIKFAILTLDGEVQEKWSIKTNILDEGSHIVDDMIESIAHRLKMLELDASEFQGIGMGSPGVVDREKGTVIGAYNLNWKTLQPVKEKIESALHIPFFIDNDANVAALGERWKGAGENQPDVVFMTLGTGVGGGIVAEGRLLHGVRGAAGELGHITVDFDDPIQCTCGKKGCLETVASATGIVNLTRRYADEYEGDSQLKVLIDNGEEVTAKTVFDLAKEGDALALIVYKNFSRYLGLAAANIGSTLNPSKIVIGGGVSAAGDFLLDGVRKVFEENSFPQVRESTQLALATLGNDAGVIGAASLVLQ